A single Verrucomicrobiia bacterium DNA region contains:
- a CDS encoding restriction endonuclease → MPIPDYQVLMLPVLRFAGDGVEHSLRETVDSLAVELRLTDEQRRELLPSGQQEVFANRVGWARTYLKKAGLLRSTRRGFVQITDQGQKVLASQPAAIDTKFLEQFSEFREFKALRRKSNETDGDTEPDQTSTPEEALERAYENLRGELASELLTQIKQSPPDLFERLVVALLVKMGYGGSRQDAGRAIGKSGDEGIDGIIKEDRLGLDIIYIQAKRWDNTVGRPEIQKFAGALQGQRARKGVFITTSDFSREAREYVAHIETKIVLIDGQELAQLLMDYNIGVTPVTNYEIKRVDLDYFTES, encoded by the coding sequence ATGCCGATTCCAGATTATCAAGTGTTGATGCTACCCGTGCTGCGATTTGCGGGCGACGGTGTCGAACATTCATTGCGCGAAACCGTTGATTCACTGGCGGTCGAGTTGCGGTTGACGGATGAGCAACGTCGTGAATTGCTGCCGAGCGGCCAGCAGGAGGTGTTTGCCAATCGGGTGGGCTGGGCGCGCACCTACCTGAAGAAAGCGGGCCTGCTTCGTTCGACCCGGCGCGGGTTTGTTCAGATTACGGATCAAGGGCAGAAGGTTTTGGCCAGTCAACCAGCCGCGATAGATACGAAATTCCTCGAACAATTTTCCGAGTTTCGGGAGTTCAAGGCTTTGCGACGAAAGTCGAACGAAACGGATGGCGATACGGAGCCGGATCAAACTTCAACTCCCGAGGAGGCGTTGGAACGTGCTTACGAAAATTTACGGGGTGAATTGGCAAGTGAGCTCCTCACTCAGATCAAGCAGAGTCCACCCGATCTGTTCGAGCGGCTGGTGGTCGCGCTTTTGGTGAAGATGGGATACGGCGGCAGCCGGCAGGACGCCGGTCGCGCCATTGGCAAAAGTGGCGATGAAGGTATTGATGGGATCATCAAGGAAGACCGGCTGGGTTTGGACATCATCTATATTCAAGCCAAACGCTGGGACAATACCGTCGGTCGCCCGGAAATCCAAAAGTTTGCCGGAGCATTACAGGGGCAACGCGCGCGAAAAGGCGTTTTCATCACCACGTCGGATTTCTCTCGCGAGGCGCGTGAATACGTCGCTCACATCGAAACCAAGATTGTCTTGATTGATGGCCAGGAGCTGGCGCAATTGCTGATGGACTACAACATCGGCGTCACGCCAGTGACCAATTACGAGATCAAACGGGTGGACCTGGATTATTTTACGGAATCGTGA
- the nirK gene encoding copper-containing nitrite reductase, translating into MKRNILKQLSLLALASVMTSGLYAAEGQVMANGVKLVDPEVTGEEEAVLTQAPHVPPPITRKHATKVVVHLEVREVTKRLADGVEYVFWTFGGDVPGSFIRIREGDQVEFNLNNHQGNKMPHNIDLHAVTGPGGGATSSFTAPGYSSRFSFKALNPGLYVYHCATAPVGLHVANGMYGLILVEPKEGLPPVDREYYVMQGEFYTMGKYGEEGLQYFDMAKAVDERPPYVVFNGAVGSLVGDKALTAKVGERVRLFIGNGGPNLISSFHVIGEIFDNVYQEGGSHVTHNVQTTMIPAGGSAVVDFKVEVPGTYILVDHSLFRAFNKGAIGMLKVEGADNSIVYTGKEVDAVYIGKAMDSGSEQRVAQLKEAVAEEIRDNPKIAKLTKEIQMAKGKDVFMQTCFVCHQANGEGIPEQIPPLAQSDYFAKMTDDEAIHIVIAGRSGEVIVNGKKYNGVMTPLNYLTDDQIANVLTYVRNSFGNEGGVIGADAVKRVRATIAPPTSTSQFE; encoded by the coding sequence ATGAAACGAAACATACTCAAACAGCTTAGTTTGCTCGCACTCGCCAGCGTAATGACCAGTGGTCTGTACGCGGCCGAGGGACAGGTCATGGCGAATGGCGTTAAATTAGTTGATCCGGAAGTGACCGGTGAAGAGGAGGCGGTGCTTACCCAAGCTCCGCACGTCCCGCCACCCATCACTCGCAAGCACGCGACCAAGGTCGTCGTCCACCTGGAGGTGCGTGAAGTCACCAAACGCCTGGCTGATGGTGTGGAGTATGTGTTTTGGACGTTTGGCGGCGATGTCCCCGGCAGCTTCATCCGGATCCGTGAAGGCGATCAGGTGGAGTTTAATTTAAACAACCATCAGGGCAACAAAATGCCGCACAACATTGACCTGCACGCGGTAACGGGCCCTGGCGGCGGCGCAACGTCCTCGTTTACGGCGCCCGGTTATTCTTCGCGGTTCTCCTTTAAGGCGTTGAATCCCGGGTTGTATGTTTATCACTGCGCCACCGCGCCGGTGGGGCTGCACGTGGCCAATGGCATGTATGGCTTGATTCTCGTCGAACCCAAGGAAGGCTTGCCGCCGGTGGATCGTGAGTACTACGTCATGCAGGGCGAGTTCTACACCATGGGCAAATATGGCGAGGAAGGTTTGCAATACTTCGACATGGCCAAGGCGGTGGATGAACGCCCGCCCTACGTGGTGTTCAACGGTGCGGTCGGCTCGCTGGTGGGCGACAAGGCTTTGACCGCCAAGGTGGGGGAGCGGGTGCGATTGTTCATCGGCAATGGCGGCCCGAATCTGATTTCCTCTTTCCACGTCATTGGCGAAATTTTTGACAATGTTTATCAGGAAGGCGGCAGCCATGTGACCCACAACGTCCAGACGACGATGATTCCGGCGGGCGGTTCAGCGGTGGTGGATTTCAAGGTGGAAGTGCCGGGCACTTACATTCTGGTGGATCACTCGCTGTTTCGGGCGTTCAACAAAGGTGCCATCGGCATGTTAAAAGTTGAGGGCGCGGATAACAGCATTGTTTATACGGGCAAGGAAGTGGACGCGGTTTACATCGGCAAAGCGATGGACAGCGGTTCGGAACAGCGTGTGGCGCAACTCAAGGAAGCCGTGGCGGAAGAGATCCGGGACAACCCCAAGATTGCCAAGTTGACCAAGGAAATCCAGATGGCCAAGGGCAAGGATGTCTTCATGCAAACGTGCTTCGTTTGTCATCAAGCCAACGGCGAAGGTATTCCCGAGCAAATTCCACCGCTCGCCCAGTCGGATTACTTTGCCAAGATGACGGATGATGAAGCGATTCACATCGTGATTGCCGGGCGCAGCGGCGAGGTGATTGTCAACGGAAAGAAATACAACGGCGTGATGACGCCGCTAAATTATCTGACGGACGATCAGATTGCCAACGTGCTGACCTATGTGCGCAACAGCTTCGGCAACGAAGGTGGAGTGATTGGCGCGGACGCGGTAAAACGGGTGCGCGCGACGATTGCTCCGCCCACCAGTACGAGTCAGTTTGAGTAA
- a CDS encoding alpha-ketoacid dehydrogenase subunit beta codes for MSITYLEAIREAQARALADDPRVFIYGQDVGAFGGAFKATKGLAQQFPGRVLDSPISEDAMAGLAIGAALEGMRPILEMQFADFSTIAFNQIVNQAATMFWRTNVSCPLTVRLPCGGTMGSGPFHSQMLETIYSHYPGLVVLTPATVEDAYSMLLEAVAIDDPVIFCEHKLLYYHLKADALPTEALPANKARIARAGRDLTLVTYSAMVHESLAAADELRGEGWEVEVVDLRAVKPLDTDTVMASVARTGRLLCVGEAFPWGGVTAEVVSRVVCEGFDLLDAPPRRLNAKDTPIPYHPNLWSAHRPTARTIAMAARKVLQS; via the coding sequence ATGAGCATCACCTATTTGGAAGCCATTCGGGAGGCCCAGGCGCGCGCGCTGGCGGACGATCCGCGCGTGTTCATTTACGGACAGGACGTCGGCGCGTTTGGGGGCGCGTTCAAGGCGACCAAAGGATTGGCGCAACAATTTCCCGGGCGCGTTTTGGATTCGCCCATCAGCGAAGACGCCATGGCCGGATTGGCGATTGGCGCGGCGCTCGAAGGGATGCGGCCCATTTTGGAGATGCAGTTTGCCGATTTTTCCACCATCGCGTTTAATCAGATCGTCAATCAGGCCGCCACCATGTTTTGGCGGACCAATGTTTCCTGTCCGTTGACGGTGCGACTGCCGTGCGGCGGCACGATGGGGAGCGGCCCGTTTCACAGCCAGATGTTGGAGACCATCTATTCGCATTATCCCGGATTGGTGGTGTTGACTCCGGCCACGGTGGAGGATGCTTACAGCATGTTGCTTGAGGCGGTGGCCATTGATGATCCGGTCATCTTCTGTGAGCACAAACTGCTTTATTATCATCTCAAGGCGGACGCGTTGCCCACGGAGGCGTTGCCCGCCAACAAAGCTCGCATTGCGCGGGCGGGCCGGGATCTGACGCTGGTCACCTACAGCGCCATGGTGCATGAATCGCTGGCGGCGGCGGATGAATTACGCGGTGAAGGCTGGGAGGTGGAAGTGGTGGATTTGCGCGCGGTGAAGCCGCTGGATACCGATACCGTCATGGCCAGCGTTGCGCGCACGGGCCGGTTGTTGTGCGTGGGCGAGGCCTTTCCCTGGGGCGGGGTGACGGCGGAGGTGGTGTCACGCGTGGTTTGCGAAGGTTTTGATTTGCTCGACGCGCCGCCGCGCCGGCTTAATGCCAAGGACACGCCAATCCCGTATCATCCCAATCTCTGGTCGGCTCATCGTCCAACCGCGCGCACGATTGCCATGGCGGCGCGCAAAGTTTTGCAAAGCTAA
- a CDS encoding formylglycine-generating enzyme family protein encodes MKRVHPIAFGLLILAAGAWGGLALAEPTVPTGMVLIHGGTFKPMFRSTADFKEVEVKPFCLDQLPVTNEEFLRFVQANPRWQRSAVKRLFAGATYLKHWAGDLELGPEAPPRAPVTFVSWFAAKAYAQWAGKRLPTTAEWELTAAAGYTNANGELDAEFRRDLLAWYSSAMQPLNHVGSGRTNFWGVSDLHGLVWEWVADFNTSMVTGDARGDTGLDRQLFCGSGAVDARDVNDYAAFMRYGFRSSLKADYCVHNLGFRCAKDL; translated from the coding sequence ATGAAACGAGTCCACCCCATTGCTTTCGGGCTGCTGATCCTGGCGGCCGGGGCTTGGGGTGGACTGGCTTTGGCCGAGCCGACAGTCCCGACGGGCATGGTGTTGATCCACGGCGGGACGTTCAAACCGATGTTCCGTTCGACGGCGGATTTCAAGGAAGTCGAGGTCAAGCCGTTTTGCCTGGATCAATTACCCGTAACCAATGAGGAGTTCCTGCGGTTTGTGCAGGCCAATCCGCGCTGGCAACGCTCCGCCGTGAAGCGGCTGTTCGCGGGCGCAACTTACCTGAAGCATTGGGCGGGCGATTTGGAGTTGGGACCGGAAGCGCCGCCGCGCGCGCCGGTGACCTTTGTTTCCTGGTTTGCCGCCAAAGCCTACGCGCAATGGGCCGGGAAACGATTGCCCACCACGGCGGAATGGGAACTCACCGCCGCGGCGGGTTACACCAATGCGAATGGCGAGTTGGACGCGGAGTTTCGTCGCGATTTACTGGCGTGGTATTCATCGGCCATGCAACCGCTCAACCACGTTGGAAGCGGACGAACCAATTTTTGGGGCGTGTCCGATCTGCACGGATTGGTCTGGGAATGGGTGGCGGATTTTAACACGTCCATGGTGACCGGCGATGCGCGGGGTGACACCGGGCTGGATCGGCAATTATTTTGCGGCAGCGGCGCGGTGGATGCGCGGGATGTGAATGACTATGCGGCGTTCATGCGCTACGGGTTCCGCAGCAGTCTGAAAGCGGATTATTGCGTGCATAATCTCGGCTTTCGTTGTGCCAAGGATTTATGA
- a CDS encoding thiamine pyrophosphate-dependent dehydrogenase E1 component subunit alpha, protein MVQSAVEPSISAAAGAECEFYLKAFRFMLLSRVLDEKFASLYRAGKIMGGVFLGRGQEALSVSIGVHLRPGDIFAPLIRDLAGRLAFNEPILDAARTYFGSALGPMRGRDGNVHRGRPQSGLLAMISHLGAMISVVNGGLFARRLRGVKGTVGVASCGEGATSTGSFHEALNQAAVEKLPLVMVVANNQFAYSTPTQRQFACNSLLDRAAGYGVAGYEVDGTDLEACLRVVGQAVAKARADQGPQLVLARLLRLCGHGEHDDAHYIGAELKASDLGQDCLKLAEKFVLQQGWVDAAQLEQWRAEAVQQVEAAVVTAQREPGPDPFSANYWSALSSQYLVEGGATER, encoded by the coding sequence ATGGTTCAGTCAGCAGTGGAACCTTCCATCAGCGCCGCGGCGGGAGCCGAATGTGAATTTTATCTGAAAGCGTTTCGGTTCATGCTGCTCTCGCGGGTATTGGACGAAAAATTCGCGAGCCTCTATCGCGCGGGTAAGATCATGGGGGGAGTCTTCCTTGGGCGCGGGCAGGAGGCGTTGAGTGTCTCCATTGGCGTTCATTTGCGCCCCGGCGATATTTTTGCGCCATTGATTCGGGACCTGGCCGGGCGCCTGGCGTTTAACGAACCGATCCTGGATGCCGCCCGAACTTATTTCGGTTCCGCGTTGGGGCCGATGCGCGGGCGGGACGGCAACGTGCATCGCGGGCGTCCGCAAAGCGGATTGCTGGCGATGATCAGTCACTTGGGCGCAATGATTTCAGTGGTGAACGGCGGGCTGTTCGCGCGCCGCCTGCGGGGCGTCAAAGGCACGGTCGGCGTGGCTTCCTGCGGCGAAGGCGCAACTTCCACCGGATCTTTTCATGAGGCGTTAAACCAGGCGGCGGTGGAGAAATTGCCGCTGGTCATGGTGGTGGCCAACAACCAGTTTGCTTATTCCACTCCGACTCAACGGCAATTTGCGTGCAACTCACTGCTGGATCGGGCGGCGGGTTACGGGGTGGCGGGTTACGAAGTGGACGGCACCGATCTCGAGGCTTGTTTGAGAGTGGTGGGCCAGGCCGTCGCCAAGGCCCGGGCGGATCAAGGTCCGCAACTGGTGCTCGCCCGGCTGCTGCGCTTGTGCGGTCACGGTGAACATGACGACGCGCATTATATCGGCGCGGAATTGAAGGCGTCCGATCTGGGCCAGGATTGCCTCAAACTGGCGGAGAAGTTTGTGCTCCAACAAGGCTGGGTGGATGCCGCGCAGTTGGAACAGTGGCGGGCGGAGGCGGTGCAGCAGGTCGAGGCCGCCGTGGTCACGGCCCAGCGCGAACCTGGTCCTGATCCCTTCAGCGCCAATTATTGGTCCGCCTTGTCGAGTCAATATCTGGTGGAAGGCGGCGCAACCGAACGATGA
- a CDS encoding CAP domain-containing protein, with product MKNLTTVWILTGIVTLSFGTIPEARSQAADLGEPPAAPTDLSGLPRPTGIYSVTGGFTVDANSREQVRSFYNAVYLASEGVPMATSSDVASCTPGTNSLAYREAVLRRINWFRAMAGLPASVTFDATANARAQQAAVVMSRNGALSHFPDNTWLCYTGDAANAASNSNLAIGNAGADAITAYIWDYGANNTAVGHRRWLLYPQTQIMGTGDVPSTNGFGAANATWVFDGNYGGPRPATRTPFVAWPPAGYLPYQLAYPQWSFALTNANLSGANVTMRSNGVSVAVSIQPYTTGVGENSVVWVPMGLNYTSTSAKMPFNGADTTYSVTVTNIQYGSVITGFTYTVTLFDPQVPGNDYAPPTLSGPANPVVGEGNGYSFTSVPNADGYEWRVSQTAPYDFTDGAETGLGNFTVQTTAGYAVRDSSVKASGSYSFHLAHPEPGDQLLTLNQAFVPQADATLTVKSRLGVATSDQVAAIQISVNGGLSWEDIYTQPGSNGAGESSFTTRSFGLGAFADQKVRLRFNYAFSFGSYYTNTAAGVGWYLDDITISGAEVRTVLSTNLMVTGTNFTFTPSQPGDFLLDVRAYLFQEFPLAWGPAYPVAATTAPPLTITMQTPVLIGNQVRLDFATSRAASFQLLQADTPTGPWGVNTTAALTTNAPGSSYRFSTPVEASARFYRVVSP from the coding sequence ATGAAAAACCTGACCACCGTGTGGATTCTGACCGGCATTGTCACTTTGAGTTTTGGAACAATCCCTGAGGCGCGCAGCCAGGCGGCGGACTTGGGCGAACCGCCCGCCGCGCCGACCGATCTCTCCGGCTTGCCCCGGCCCACCGGGATTTACAGTGTCACCGGCGGCTTTACCGTGGACGCCAATTCGCGCGAGCAGGTGCGTTCGTTTTACAACGCGGTTTATCTGGCTTCCGAAGGCGTGCCCATGGCAACAAGTTCCGATGTGGCCAGTTGCACGCCGGGAACCAACTCGCTCGCGTACCGCGAGGCGGTGTTGCGGCGCATCAATTGGTTTCGCGCCATGGCGGGATTACCCGCCAGCGTCACGTTTGATGCGACCGCCAATGCGCGCGCGCAACAAGCGGCGGTGGTGATGTCACGTAACGGCGCGCTCAGTCATTTTCCGGATAACACCTGGCTTTGTTACACCGGTGACGCCGCCAACGCCGCTTCCAACTCCAATCTCGCGATTGGCAATGCCGGGGCCGACGCGATCACCGCCTACATCTGGGATTACGGAGCCAATAACACTGCGGTCGGACATCGGCGTTGGTTGCTGTATCCGCAAACCCAGATCATGGGCACGGGCGATGTGCCCAGCACCAACGGGTTTGGTGCCGCCAATGCCACCTGGGTTTTTGATGGAAACTACGGTGGTCCGCGTCCCGCCACCCGGACTCCTTTCGTGGCGTGGCCGCCGGCCGGTTATCTGCCGTACCAACTGGCCTATCCGCAATGGTCGTTCGCGTTGACCAATGCGAACCTCTCCGGCGCCAACGTCACCATGCGAAGCAATGGCGTGAGCGTCGCGGTTTCGATTCAGCCGTACACAACGGGCGTTGGCGAAAACAGTGTGGTCTGGGTGCCGATGGGCCTGAACTACACCAGCACCAGCGCGAAGATGCCGTTCAATGGCGCGGATACCACGTATTCCGTCACGGTCACAAATATCCAATACGGCTCGGTGATCACTGGGTTTACGTACACCGTCACGCTGTTCGATCCGCAGGTGCCCGGCAATGATTACGCGCCGCCAACGCTCAGCGGCCCGGCGAATCCAGTGGTCGGCGAAGGAAACGGTTACAGTTTTACCTCTGTGCCCAATGCGGACGGCTATGAATGGCGCGTGAGTCAGACGGCGCCTTACGATTTCACCGACGGCGCCGAAACCGGTCTGGGAAATTTTACGGTGCAGACCACCGCGGGTTATGCGGTGCGAGATTCGAGCGTGAAAGCATCCGGATCTTACTCGTTCCATCTGGCTCACCCGGAGCCCGGGGATCAGCTTCTGACCTTGAACCAGGCATTTGTGCCACAGGCTGACGCCACGCTCACCGTGAAAAGTCGGTTGGGTGTCGCTACGAGTGATCAGGTGGCTGCAATTCAAATCTCAGTTAATGGCGGTTTGAGCTGGGAGGATATTTATACTCAGCCGGGATCGAATGGAGCGGGAGAAAGCTCGTTTACGACTCGCTCCTTTGGGTTGGGAGCTTTCGCCGATCAGAAGGTCCGGTTGCGTTTTAACTATGCTTTCAGTTTCGGAAGTTACTATACGAATACTGCCGCCGGGGTCGGTTGGTATTTGGATGACATCACGATTTCGGGCGCGGAAGTCCGAACGGTGCTGAGTACGAACCTGATGGTCACAGGAACAAATTTTACTTTCACGCCGTCCCAACCGGGAGATTTCCTGCTGGATGTGCGCGCCTATCTCTTTCAGGAATTTCCGCTGGCGTGGGGGCCGGCCTATCCGGTTGCCGCCACGACCGCGCCGCCGTTGACAATTACGATGCAAACTCCGGTGCTGATCGGCAATCAAGTCCGCCTGGACTTTGCGACCAGCCGTGCGGCCAGTTTTCAACTCCTTCAAGCGGATACGCCGACCGGACCTTGGGGCGTCAACACGACGGCGGCTCTGACCACCAACGCGCCGGGCAGTTCGTATCGCTTCTCGACGCCGGTGGAAGCGTCCGCCCGCTTTTACCGAGTCGTATCACCGTGA
- a CDS encoding methyltransferase domain-containing protein codes for MPGHWLLAKMGKRVLRPGGLELSRVMLERLAIQSRDAVVEFAPGMGVTARMTLRKSPASYTAVERDAKAAERVKNYLSGPTQQCQLGSAEETGLPSQSATVVYGEAMLTMQGTEQKQRIVAEAFRLLKPGGRYGIHEMTLVPDDLPLEIKQDINRTMTHSIHVGTRALTVREWRELLTAAGFQIQSEITAPMLLLEPLRIFRDEGFFRALRFGFNVLRTPEVRRRVLAMRRTFRRQRAHIGALALVAVKP; via the coding sequence ATGCCCGGACATTGGTTGCTCGCCAAAATGGGCAAGCGCGTGCTGCGTCCGGGAGGATTGGAACTTTCCCGGGTGATGCTGGAGCGGCTGGCCATTCAAAGTCGCGACGCAGTGGTGGAATTCGCGCCCGGCATGGGCGTCACGGCGCGCATGACTTTACGCAAATCCCCCGCCAGTTATACGGCGGTGGAGCGCGACGCCAAGGCGGCTGAGCGGGTCAAAAACTATCTGAGCGGTCCCACCCAACAATGCCAGTTGGGTAGCGCCGAGGAAACGGGGTTGCCGAGTCAATCCGCCACTGTCGTTTACGGTGAGGCGATGTTGACCATGCAGGGGACGGAACAAAAACAGCGCATTGTGGCCGAGGCGTTTCGATTGCTTAAACCCGGTGGTCGTTATGGCATTCACGAGATGACCTTGGTGCCGGACGATCTGCCGCTGGAGATCAAGCAGGACATCAATCGCACCATGACGCACAGCATTCACGTCGGTACCCGCGCGCTCACCGTTCGGGAATGGCGGGAACTGCTCACGGCGGCCGGATTTCAAATCCAGTCGGAAATCACCGCGCCCATGCTGCTGCTTGAACCGTTGCGCATCTTTCGCGACGAAGGATTCTTCCGCGCCCTGCGGTTTGGTTTCAACGTGCTGCGCACGCCCGAAGTGCGTCGGCGCGTGCTGGCCATGCGGCGCACTTTCCGCCGCCAACGCGCGCACATCGGCGCGCTGGCACTCGTGGCGGTTAAACCGTGA
- the hisA gene encoding phosphoribosylformimino-5-aminoimidazole carboxamide ribotide isomerase yields the protein MFRPCIDLRNGKVVQIVGGTLSDDSRGVQTNFVSERSAAWFAELYRRDGLTGGHVIMLGPGNETEARGALAAYPGGLQIGGGVNATNAADWLTAGASHVIVTSWVFREGRVDWARLAELQQRVGKTRLVLDLSCRIRDDRYFVVTDRWQKFTEVTLSAATLEKFADYCAEFLIHAVDVEGLCRGIDRRLVTHLAEWSPLPVTYAGGANSLADLETVTALGRGKVHLTIGSALDIFGGTGVRYAEAVAFNQNRC from the coding sequence GTGTTTCGGCCTTGCATTGATCTGCGCAACGGAAAAGTCGTCCAAATCGTGGGCGGCACGTTGAGCGATGATTCCCGCGGCGTGCAAACCAACTTCGTCTCCGAACGCTCGGCCGCGTGGTTTGCGGAACTTTATCGGCGTGACGGTCTGACCGGCGGTCACGTCATCATGCTGGGGCCGGGCAATGAAACAGAAGCGCGCGGCGCGCTCGCCGCCTACCCCGGCGGTTTGCAAATTGGCGGTGGCGTCAACGCCACCAACGCGGCCGACTGGCTGACCGCCGGTGCGTCTCATGTGATTGTCACCAGTTGGGTGTTTCGTGAGGGCCGCGTGGATTGGGCGCGTTTGGCCGAACTGCAACAGCGTGTCGGCAAAACCCGGTTGGTGTTGGATTTGAGCTGCCGCATTCGCGATGACCGGTATTTTGTGGTGACCGATCGCTGGCAGAAATTCACCGAAGTCACCTTGTCCGCGGCGACCCTGGAAAAGTTCGCTGATTATTGCGCGGAGTTTTTAATTCACGCGGTGGACGTGGAGGGGCTGTGTCGCGGCATTGATCGCCGGTTGGTAACGCACCTGGCGGAATGGTCGCCGTTGCCAGTCACGTATGCCGGGGGCGCGAATTCACTGGCGGATTTGGAAACCGTCACCGCGCTGGGGCGGGGGAAGGTGCATTTAACCATCGGTTCGGCACTGGATATTTTCGGGGGAACTGGCGTGCGGTATGCCGAGGCGGTGGCGTTCAACCAAAACCGCTGCTGA
- a CDS encoding YegP family protein: MNGYYELKKTTTGKPMFNLKAGNHEVILTSEVYESKDAALNGIASVRKNGPVEASFEKKVSVKGEPYFVLKATNGQVIGKSEMYSSEAARDNGIASVITNSPSEKVVEVEA, encoded by the coding sequence ATGAATGGATATTACGAATTGAAGAAAACCACGACGGGCAAACCCATGTTCAATCTCAAGGCGGGGAATCACGAGGTCATTCTGACCAGTGAAGTTTATGAGTCCAAGGACGCCGCGCTGAACGGCATCGCTTCCGTCCGCAAAAACGGGCCGGTCGAAGCCTCCTTTGAAAAGAAGGTTTCCGTGAAGGGCGAACCTTATTTTGTCTTGAAAGCCACCAATGGTCAGGTCATCGGCAAGAGCGAAATGTATTCTTCCGAAGCGGCGCGGGACAATGGCATCGCCTCGGTGATCACCAACAGCCCCTCCGAAAAAGTGGTTGAAGTGGAGGCTTGA
- a CDS encoding SCO family protein, translated as MLLVVLTACGTTHEEPACCAQPNAVAERADFSDESLYQVESVWTTDTKQRIKLADLQGRPQVMVMFFASCQYACPILVHDLTRIEAALPAELRGKTGFTLVTFDTKRDTPAALAKFRKLRHLPANWTLLHGGDDDVLELAALLGVKYKQEASGQFAHSNLITVLNQRGEIVHQTTGLGQDIQPAVRKLQELLATAHASAK; from the coding sequence GTGCTGCTCGTTGTCCTGACGGCTTGCGGCACGACGCATGAAGAACCCGCTTGTTGCGCCCAACCGAACGCCGTGGCGGAGCGCGCTGATTTCAGCGATGAATCGCTCTACCAAGTTGAATCGGTGTGGACCACCGATACAAAGCAACGGATTAAACTCGCGGATTTGCAAGGTCGTCCGCAAGTGATGGTGATGTTCTTTGCGAGCTGTCAGTACGCCTGCCCGATCCTCGTTCACGACCTGACGCGCATTGAAGCCGCCTTGCCCGCCGAGTTGCGCGGTAAAACCGGCTTCACGCTGGTCACCTTTGATACGAAGCGCGACACACCCGCAGCGCTCGCCAAATTTCGGAAGCTGCGCCATTTACCCGCCAACTGGACCCTGCTGCATGGCGGAGATGATGACGTGCTCGAATTGGCCGCGTTACTCGGCGTGAAATACAAGCAGGAAGCCAGCGGGCAATTCGCTCATTCCAATCTTATCACCGTGCTGAATCAACGCGGCGAAATTGTGCATCAAACCACTGGTTTGGGGCAGGACATCCAACCGGCGGTGCGCAAACTTCAGGAACTGCTCGCCACGGCTCACGCCAGCGCAAAGTAG